A genomic region of Plasmodium malariae genome assembly, chromosome: 14 contains the following coding sequences:
- the PmUG01_14064100 gene encoding myosin D, putative: MASLHFKSNETFYYSNISNMKDDDQKDSIKREDICEEDLPSEKKEKEDIYSHTHVWYFYNNIYKKMEISKFNKSENSYNLKRKGKTLENVAADKVVRCLREDIEIDSENNIDIILLNEQNVLVNLKNRYKKNKIYTFHASLLLAINPYKQIKGLYDTEQMNIYLNKFKNNNINSIKKDYNAHIYDISNMAYRNMVLKKKRQTIVVSGHSGSGKTENCKFLFKYFHYIFFHRYRNDKKQIYKSMSSYMHDSSEEEEVGADVEAEANGEGNANVNAKVNIKLNSRVKDVEREKRRGATDSIVGSYKRTVNETDARAASNEEKEEVEEKNIITKKSETSAIDEYTNYDRIDKLIYINNIIESMSNAKTIKNNNSSRCGRINDLIFEKKNSDNYTLFNYCFSNIKILILLLEINRCITHNNGERNFHVFYQAIWGLSDTQLKERNLIRDIYYYNILNNDACKGESREKRKNKIIKRNKMVNGDRSIEEGSNYVEMERQNDERERQKDEKNFEYLVQGLRYIKYDDDKINQFYDIIAGLIHLGEIDPSEEDPHKEQDKEQQEDLERVPWGEGYRNACMCLQINQSDLENTINYKNISVSCENIKMRRNKENAVSTLHTLIKVIYKKLFNRLINDINMTNLSKKEKELITNQGIYETNNNVISILDLYGFEELAFNDLEQLCINLANEKLNNYYINNEIEKEKIIYKSENILWNDIDVPSYKDTIFFIEKLFRNLDDITKLNTSGQKKVDDDLFIYLLNNEKNYIQKDIYGFISNKDNMYTSKKQNIKTNTFFIKHYAGHITYTIKNWVYKNSDRVEPEIEYIIKNSKNIFLRMGSNEHNETMEVKLNCIQDHELQQVEEKIKDTKGYDKKLTHNSKGVSENRISEQMNHITCEDLEAKMTMTKNAGDLNSEKIENQAYDISSSMNKNKLACEKACGAKGNRAESSDIGKRGDSSNIGNTITTKSEIKINKLKDNKFIQDQISNLKKGMNKNGAKGEIILNRQGQKMGDPTSTISRNISEFDKSERNIKEGNNGKMDKHGKNKKTNLLSVSRKYMKELDNLFANLEKTDMYYVRCMLPNEHMQKDCFKRSLVYAQLKQSGVNEMVKIINKGLSHKILKEELLEKCKHNIPIELQYCSKDDIIYYFMRLFNEHKYFKIGRNYVFMKSHMYTQINYYLYDNTSFLFSNDSGDHILFEKKKKEIFKDIRSLRFKRCITVVKIFCWLNRYYIPYIQRKKEMKIKLCNYMYKIYLIYKTISNIRNTLPYNIKRMNKILCIKAYHVAFKKIKFAKNRKKMVLLSKVNRMEKSLEDGEEEKKKNFKLELPAADEGKVGKELDIGEKLETGEKDEFTGGKEEKRHVLREKEKKDVHTSSHCTTCKWMGLNNAGAEIFVCTPDNYHYVYNNLDWVVIYIDKRVHFYNILYSYQRVDKKYILNFDSIVIKKLSCEENEWLIGDNQNCSDIEREGGEDKYFGANEERGEDQSASLVARREEHSDKTILKEQNKMSTIHSYLSKRFCCISQHHLYKNIFIGIDEKLNVVMFTYPNLKTIKNFMKKKIKSIKQNSDNLPITYLPQLCRRRKYSRNMKHGTRARENPMVREASRGLSECRIVNREEDMEKGHPLDLFSSENLNMFMHMYKNIYVLSTIESALTKGQEIEVGIEMELEAGQDAGKETTVQISRGGLDVEHEKLGITKLKTGVRKMSNRGGKEEYTHKNQTKRSKGEGGKERNNTRSCTFLKEIKKEEYISNEYYSNESFKILKICFLPSSICYFVYIAYTMLNENHCLILSIVNLFSKPIYKYSIHICINDIINNEKFSNYFIKNYNDVHYYNNEMRRSSPMDEKGRSNNRMNDEEIMDKYLSTLKISIINNSHVLIYGCCILSLAEIKNYDLFSSNPYVKEYEYKYLKLLFNLYSFEYFNNICDSHMNKLSYELKHTLIVNDLFKNGTQRKKRSNDRSNLIFLNKSEKNCDTSTSNLREKKKNHLATYSKASHECTFYIFSLFNEIYLLTNKGEKNMSDVLFHYDHWTIKKIKRRIDTPSPRHCTFQAVMNMNINYYYNKDYYKSAVALGPSIQGTIQRYPLFNESSEDNELREGNVLREDSEPREESEPREESEPREESEPREDREPREDREPREDSEPREESEPREESEPREESEPREESEPRKCINRNDRRDYDKYRRIIIYNFNECDKHNNNMRTRAHDYKWTFPDICILKEIKCSTKGSSRQDGLFYYNFKTLQYLTLCNQKDKEFAVFEDRVNKPYSILACTPLNHLDTILLLNFSNERNVYALEFMNIVNKKGKIIPIEK; this comes from the exons ATGGCTTCCTTGCATTTTAAGAGCAACGAAACTTTCTATTATTCCAATATATCAAACATGAAAGACGATGATCAGAAGGACTCAATAAAAAGGGAAGACATATGTGAAGAGGATCTTCCCtctgaaaaaaaggaaaaagaagacATATACTCACATACGCATGTAtggtatttttataataatatatacaaaaaaatggaGATTTCTAAATTTAACAAATCGGAAAATTCGTACAACCTTAAAC GTAAAGGAAAAACCCTCGAAAACGTAGCAGCAGATAAAGTGGTTAGATGCCTGAGGGAGGACATAGAAATAGACAGTGAAAATAACATAGATATAATATTGCTGAACGAGCAAAATGTTTTGgttaacttaaaaaatagatacaaaaaaaataaaatatatacatttcatGCTTCATTACTGTTAGCTATCAATCCATATAAACAAATCAAAGGACTGTATGACACTGAAcagatgaatatatatttaaataaattcaaaaataacaatataaatagtattaaaaaagattataatgcccatatttatgatattagtaatatggcatatagaaatatggtattaaaaaagaaaagacaAACTATTGTTGTTTCAGGGCATAGTGGTAGTGGAAAAACGGAAAATTGCAAATTTCTTTTCAAGTATTTCCACTACATCTTTTTCCACAGATATAGAAATGATAAGAAGCAGATATACAAAAGTATGAGCTCTTACATGCATGACAGTTCTGAGGAGGAGGAAGTAGGGGCGGACGTGGAAGCAGAAGCGAATGGCGAAGGAAATGCCAATGTAAATGCCAAAGTGAATATCAAATTGAATAGCAGAGTGAAGGACGTAGAGAGGGAAAAGAGAAGGGGTGCTACGGATAGTATTGTAGGAAGCTACAAAAGAACAGTGAATGAAACTGATGCAAGGGCAGCAAGTAATGAGGAGAAAGAGGAGGTcgaggaaaaaaatatcataacaAAAAAGAGTGAAACATCTGCCATCGAtgaatatacaaattatgATCGAATTGATAAACTTATTTAcattaacaatataatagaaTCGATGAGCAATGcaaaaactataaaaaacaataacaGTAGTAGATGTGGAAGAATTAATGActtaatatttgaaaaaaaaaatagtgatAATTATAcgttatttaattattgcTTTTCtaatatcaaaatattaatactattattagAAATTAATAGATGTATTACTCATAATAATGGAGAAAGGAATTTCCACGTTTTTTATCAAGCCATTTGGGGTTTATCTGACACGCAGTTGAAAGAAAGGAATTTGATCAgagatatttattattataatatcttAAATAATGATGCATGTAAAGGAGAAAGtagggaaaaaagaaaaaataaaataattaaaagaaacaaaatggTAAACGGGGATAGAAGCATAGAAGAAGGGAGTAACTACGTAGAAATGGAACGACAGAATGACGAAAGGGAACGACAGAAGGACGAAAAGAATTTCGAGTATTTAGTACAAGGACTCCGTTATATAAAGTATGATGATGACAAGATTAACCAGTTTTATGATATCATAGCGGGATTAATACACTTGGGGGAGATAGACCCGAGTGAGGAAGATCCACACAAGGAGCAGGATAAGGAGCAACAGGAAGACCTGGAGCGTGTACCTTGGGGGGAAGGCTACAGGAATGCATGCATGTGCCTGCAAATAAACCAAAGTGACCTCGAAAACACGATCAATTACAAGAATATAAGCGTTTCgtgtgaaaatataaaaatgcgTCGAAATAAGGAAAACGCAGTTTCCACTTTACACacattaataaaagtaatatataaaaaattatttaatagactaataaatgatataaatatgacaaatttaagtaaaaaagagaaagaatTGATAACAAATCAAGGGATATATGaaactaataataatgttatatcTATACTAGATCTGTACGGGTTTGAAGAATTAGCTTTCAATGACTTAGAACAATTATGTATCAATCTAgctaatgaaaaattaaataattattacattaaCAATGAaattgaaaaggaaaaaattatttacaagtcagaaaatattttgtgGAATGATATAGATGTACCTAGTTATAAAgataccattttttttattgaaaagcTATTTAGAAATTTGGATGACATAACCAAGTTAAATACTAGTGGTCAGAAAAAAGTAGATGATGATTTATTTATCTACTtgttaaataatgaaaaaaattatattcaaaaggatatatatggttttataagtaataaagacaatatgtatacaagcaaaaaacaaaacatcaagacaaatacatttttcatCAAACATTATGCTGGTCATATAACGTATACTATTAAAAATTGGGTGTACAAAAACAGTGATAGAGTTGAGCCAGAAATAgagtatataattaaaaattcaaagaatatatttcttaGGATGGGATCAAATGAACATAATGAAACAATGGaggtaaaattaaattgtaTACAAGATCATGAGTTGCAACAggtagaagaaaaaattaaagacaCAAAAggatatgataaaaaattaactcaTAATAGTAAAGGAGTAAGTGAAAATAGAATATCCGAGCAAATGAATCATATCACATGCGAAGATTTAGAAGCAAAGATGACAATGACGAAAAATGCAGGAGATTTGAACAGCGAAAAGATAGAGAATCAGGCATATGATATATCGTCTTCCATGAATAAAAACAAGTTAGCATGTGAAAAAGCGTGTGGTGCAAAGGGAAACAGAGCCGAGAGCAGTGATATAGGCAAAAGGGGTGATAGTAGCAACATTGGAAACACGATTACAACTAAAtcagaaattaaaataaacaaattaaaggataataaatttatacaaGACCAAATTAGCAATTTGAAAAAAGGGATGAACAAAAATGGTGCAAAGGGGGAAATAATTCTGAACAGGCAAGGACAAAAAATGGGTGACCCTACTTCAACCATCAGTCGAAATATCAGCGAGTTTGACAAGAGTGAGcgaaatataaaagaagGCAATAATGGGAAAATGGATAAACATGGCAAGAACAAAAAGACCAACTTGCTGAGTGTCAGCAGGAAGTATATGAAGGAGCTCGATAACCTCTTTGCCAATTTAGAAAAGACAGATATGTATTATGTTAGATGCATGTTGCCTAATGAGCATATGCAGAAGGACTGCTTTAAAAGAAGTTTAGTATATGCTCAGTTGAAGCAGAGTGGAGTAAATGAAATGGTCaagataataaataaaggattatcacataaaatattaaaagaagaattgttagaaaaatgtaaacataaTATACCTATAGAATTACAATATTGTAGTAAGGatgatataatttattattttatgagaTTATTCAatgaacataaatattttaaaataggtagaaattatgtatttatgaaatcgcatatgtatacacagaTAAACTACTACTTATATGATAACACAtcctttttgttttctaATGATAGTGGAgatcatatattatttgaaaaaaagaaaaaagaaatatttaaggATATAAGAAGTTTACGGTTTAAAAGATGTATAACAGTAGTAAAAATCTTTTGTTGGTTGAACAGGTATTATATTCCTTATAttcaaaggaaaaaagaaatgaaaataaaactatgtaattatatgtataaaatatacttaatttataaaactaTTAGCAATATAAGGAACACGTTACCCTATAACATCAAGAGGATGAATAAAATTCTATGCATTAAAGCATATCATGttgcttttaaaaaaataaaatttgcaaaaaataggaaaaagaTGGTGCTCTTGAGTAAGGTGAATAGAATGGAAAAGTCCCTGGAAGATGGGgaggaggaaaaaaaaaaaaattttaaactaGAACTGCCTGCAGCGGATGAGGGGAAAGTGGGAAAGGAGTTAGATATAGGAGAGAAGTTAGAAACTGGGGAAAAAGATGAATTTACAGGAGGAAAGGAAGAAAAACGACATGTTTTAcgtgaaaaggaaaaaaaggatgtACATACATCATCACATTGTACAACCTGCAAATGGATGGGACTAAATAATGCGGGGGCAGAGATATTCGTATGTACCCCTGATAATTATCATTACGTTTACAATAACTTAGATTGGGTGGTTATCTATATTGATAAGCGGGtgcatttttacaatattctATATAGTTATCAAAGAGtggataaaaaatatattctaaattTTGATTCCATTGTAATAAAGAAGTTGAGCTGTGAAGAAAATGAATGGTTAATTGGTGATAACCAGAATTGTAGTGATATCGAACGGGAAGGGGGCGAAGATAAATATTTCGGAGCAAATGAAGAACGAGGAGAAGATCAAAGTGCATCACTTGTAGCAAGGAGAGAAGAACATAGTGATAAAACCATCTTGAAAGAGCAAAATAAGATGAGTACGATTCATAGTTATCTGTCGAAAAGGTTTTGTTGCATTAGTCAGCATCATttgtacaaaaatatttttattggaattgacgaaaaattaaatgtagttatgtttacatatcctaatttaaaaactattaaaaattttatgaaaaaaaaaataaaatccaTAAAACAAAACTCTGATAATTTGCCTATTACCTATTTACCTCAGTTATGCAGAAGGAGGAAGTACAGCCGTAATATGAAGCATGGAACACGTGCTAGGGAGAACCCAATGGTAAGAGAGGCATCACGCGGGTTATCGGAGTGCAGGATAGTGAATCGCGAAGAAGATATGGAAAAAGGGCATCCACTTGACCTTTTCAGTagtgaaaatttaaatatgttcatgcatatgtataagaATATTTACGTTCTCAGTACTATCGAAAGTGCTTTGACAAAAGGGCAGGAGATAGAAGTGGGGATAGAAATGGAATTAGAAGCAGGACAAGATGCGGGAAAAGAAACGACAGTACAAATCAGTCGCGGGGGACTTGATGTGGAGCACGAGAAGTTAGGGATAACCAAGTTGAAAACAGGGGTACGTAAAATGAGTAATAGGGGAGGCAAAGAGGAgtatacacataaaaatcAAACAAAGAGAAGTAAAGGAGAGGGgggaaaagaaagaaataacACCAGGAGTTGTACCTTCCtcaaagaaataaagaaagagGAATACATATCGAATGAATATTACTCCAATgaatcttttaaaatattaaagatatGTTTTTTACCAAGTAGTATATGCTATTTTGTGTATATAGCCTATACAATGCTAAATGAAAATCATTGTTTAATCTTAAGCatagttaatttattttcgaaacctatttataaatatagtatacatatatgcattaatgacataattaataatgaaaaattttcaaattattttatcaaaaattataatgacgtacattattataataacgAAATGAGAAGATCATCTCCTATGGATGAAAAAGGTAGAAGTAATAACAGAATGAATGATGAGGAAATTATGGACAAATATTTAAGTACTTTGAAAATTTccataattaataattcgcatgtacttatatatggTTGTTGTATACTAAGTTTGgctgaaataaaaaattatgacttGTTCAGCTCAAATCCATATGTTAAggaatatgaatataaatatttaaagctcttatttaatttgtaCTCTTTCGAGtactttaataatatatgtgactcacatatgaataaattatcCTACGAGTTAAAGCATACTTTAATTGTTAACGatctatttaaaaatggCACACAGAGAAAGAAAAGGAGCAATGATAGGAGCAATTTAATTTTCCTGAACAAATCAGAAAAAAATTGCGACACGTCCACGTCAAATttgagagaaaaaaaaaaaaatcatttagCTACATATAGCAAAGCTAGTCATGAATgcactttttatatattttccttattcaatgaaatttatttattaacaaataaagGAGAGAAAAATATGTCTGACGTGTTATTTCATTATGATCATTGGACTATTAAGAAGATAAAGAGGAGAATAGATACTCCTAGCCCAAGGCATTGTACTTTTCAAGCAGTAATGAATatgaatattaattattattataataaggATTACTATAAAAGTGCTGTAGCCTTGGGTCCATCCATTCAAGGAACAATTCAGAGATATCCGCTGTTCAACGAAAGCAGTGAAGATAATGAACTAAGAGAGGGCAATGTATTAAGGGAGGACAGTGAACCAAGAGAAGAAAGTGAACCAAGAGAGGAAAGTGAACCAAGAGAAGAAAGTGAACCAAGAGAAGACCGTGAACCAAGAGAAGACCGTGAACCAAGAGAAGACAGTGAACCAAGAGAAGAAAGTGAACCAAGAGAAGAAAGTGAACCAAGAGAAGAAAGTGAACCAAGAGAAGAAAGTGAACCAAGAAAGTGTATCAATCGCAATGATCGTAGAGATTATGACAAATACAGGCGCATCATCATATACAATTTCAACGAATGCGACAAACACAACAACAACATGCGCACACGAGCACATGACTATAAGTGGACATTCCCAGATATATGCATATTGAAGGAAATTAAATGCAGCACCAAAGGAAGTAGTAGACAAGACGGgcttttttattacaattttaaaaCTCTCCAGTACCTAACCCTGTGCAATCAGAAGGATAAAGAATTTGCCGTTTTCGAGGATCG gGTAAACAAACCTTATAGCATTTTGGCATGTACGCCTTTGAACCACTTGGACACGATCCTTTTGTTG AACTTTTCCAATGAACGAAATGTCTATGCCCTCGAATTTATGAACATTGTAAACAAGAAGGGGAAAATAATTCCCatagaaaaatga
- the PmUG01_14064200 gene encoding conserved Plasmodium protein, unknown function gives MKNKNKLKRCLDYLKNNRDEVVKNYNNILPSSKEKVLLNYLSSLKKKLKEKHNIQFCEFFIDEYGMKKNICSSIIQIYFPFDKGNNYKEIYSYIKNFFTYEILLKKKIKTILLANTTLLFNWKIADCVDLSSIVVSALRTKNYEAYVVCGEAPFSICSKNDKKNFCDFNLKEFKLSKEKNESMTDIKEKKKKYEKLMNVGKTMLRENKYEDEKVNLEEDFYIHMWILIKKSLDLRKDVFIEMSSGKEYDIDDCPYRSIFYLWNEKNVYININKTEKIKILISQLKNKEYFVPAFYEEIKNKALTPIVENKFYVIRKDRFLLKYPHGSKTTFYNNCKKDEYGYFLQHDGLTEMHTHYTNKFYTDIESVCSFYKHRRDRKRAKIYLPQKFKTIEYYDDCGHQRLKKLEQRIGFYSRFTFYANRADGLAYYVEIKDYKLMEYFINRNDDVIYRSVKLSKNENTIYKLKVHTFEGDEYYVTKITVKYRNKNAKNGIKKKVFLIPENKIILVYYNEYNKISNVCEVYEKCIRYNEDTEEDEEVIAYKRNFIYKHFVNYQDSTEGNKLYLLKEEGEIFQDIKNIYDNVICSIIREKKEIKRMEDAYQYMPNNITNINEIVYHENNEIDLFNKKLMQDNLNVYNFYYTYPWNNHLDISMENNFFSSKKKMLTVECACDEITYIASEKKNEPQYEYILEGVSRNIKKKK, from the exons atgaaaaataaaaataagctCAAACGATGTTTAGAT TACCTGAAGAACAACAGAGATGAggtagtaaaaaattataacaacaTACTGCCATCAAGCAAAGAAAAAGTTTTGCTGAACTATCTAAGCTcccttaaaaaaaag CTTAAAGAAAAGCATAACATTCAGTTCTGTGAATTCTTTATTGATGAATAcggaatgaaaaaaaatatttgttcctcaataatacaaatatatttcccCTTCGa CAAGGGAAATAactataaagaaatatacagctatattaaaaacttttttacttatgaaatattattaaaaaaaaaaattaaaacgatATTACTAGCCAATACAACACTTTTGTTCAACTGGAAG ATTGCAGACTGTGTAGATCTATCCAGCATAGTCGTTTCTGCGCTGagga CGAAAAACTATGAAGCGTATGTTGTATGTGGTGAAGCGCCTTTTTCTATATGCTCCAAAAATGAT AAAAAGAACTTTTGcgattttaatttaaaagaattcaAACTATCcaaggaaaaaaat GAGAGCATGACAGACATAAaggagaaaaagaagaaatatgAGAAACTAATGAACGTTGGTAAAACGATG CTCAGGGAAAACAAATATGAAGACGAAAAAGTAAATCTTGAAGaagatttttatatacatatgtggatacttataaaaaaaagcttaGATCTAAGAAAAGATGTTTTTATAGAAATGTCTTCAG gCAAGGAATACGACATCGACGATTGCCCATATAGATCCATTTTTTACTTGTGGAacgaaaaaaatgtttat atTAACATAAACAAgactgaaaaaataaaaatactgaTATCCCAACTAAAGAACAAAGAGTATTTCGTCCCTGCATTTTAtgaggaaataaaaaacaaa GCACTAACTCCTATTGTTGAAAACAAATTTTACGTAATAAGAAAAGACAGATTTCTCTTGAAATACCCTCATG GTAGCAAGACTACATTTTATAACAACTGCAAGAAGGATGAATATGGCTATTTTCTCCAG CACGACGGACTAACAGAAATGCATACACATTATACAAACAAATTCTATACAGACATTGAATCTGTCTGTAGCTTTTATAAGCATAGAAg AGACAGGAAAAGAGCTAAAATATATCTGCCACAGAAATTTAAAACTATTGAATATTACGATGATTGCGGTCACCAACGTTTAAAGAAACTAGAACAA AGGATAGGGTTTTATTCGCGTTTCACGTTTTACGCAAATAG GGCGGATGGACTAGCATATTATGTTGAG ATAAAGGACTACAAACTGATggaatatttcattaatcgGAATGATGA CGTGATATACAGATCAGTTAAGCTATCGAAGAACGAGAACACAATTTACAAGTTGAAGGTACAT ACGTTTGAGGGAGATGAGTACTATGTAACGAAAATCACTGtgaaatatagaaataag aaTGCTAAgaatggaataaaaaaaaaagttttccTAATACCGGAAAATAAGATAATCCTTGTTTATTACAatgaatataacaaaattagtAATGTTTGTGAGGTTTATGAAAAATGCATAAGATACAATGAAGACACGGAGGAG GATGAAGAAGTGATAGcgtataaaagaaattttatatacaagCATTTTGTGAATTATCAGGACTCAACAGAAGGCaat AAACTATACTTGCTGAAAGAGGAAGGCGAAATTTTTCAAGATATAAAGAATATCTATGACAATGTCATATGTTCAATTATTAGG gaaaagaaagaaatcaAACGAATGGAGGATGCTTACCAATATATGCCTAACAACATCACTAACATAAATGAGATCGTTTATCATGAGAACAACGAAATAGATCTATTCAACAAAAAGTTAATGCAAGACAACCTAAAtgtgtataatttttactataCCTATCCTTGGAATAATCATTTAGACATTTCTATGGAAAATAATTTCTTCtcgtcaaaaaaaaaaatgcttacAGTTGAATGTGCCTGTGAcgaaataacatatattgcttcagagaagaaaaatgaaCCCCAATATGAGTACATTCTTGAAGGGGTAAGcaggaatataaaaaaaaaaaaataa